The following proteins come from a genomic window of Sphaerisporangium rubeum:
- a CDS encoding biotin carboxylase N-terminal domain-containing protein gives MQKVLIANRGEIAVRIARACKDAGLAGVAVYAEQDLDALHVRMADEAYALGGQSPAETYLDIGKLLGVAAEAGADAVHPGYGFLAENADFAQAVIDAGLTWIGPPPAAITALGDKVAARHIAQRVGAPLVAGTPDPVSGVDEVVAFAEQHGLPIAIKAAYGGGGRGLKVARTLDEIPDLYESAVREAVTAFGRGECFVERYLDRPRHVETQCLADTHGNVVVVSTRDCSLQRRHQKLVEEAPAPCLTAEQRDLLYTSSKAILREAGYVGAGTCEFLIGQDGTVSFLEVNTRLQVEHPVSEEVAGVDLVREMFRIADGEAIGYGDPEIRGHSIEFRINAEDAGRNFLPAPGTLSTMRVPSGPGVRLDAGYEPGMTVPQSFDSLVAKLIVTGRTRTEALERSRRALDEFVIEGMPTVLPFHRKVVSDPAFTGEPFSVHTRWIETEWAGGVEPYAGDVAASEEPAERERVVVEVGGKRLEVVLPAGAVAARRGGGEAKKPARRSAGRGTAAAASGDALVSPMQGTIVKVAVADGDSVAAGDTIVVLEAMKMEQPLTAHKGGTVTGLAAAVGQTVTAGAAICEIKDA, from the coding sequence GTGCAGAAGGTCCTGATCGCCAATCGTGGCGAGATAGCGGTGCGGATCGCCCGCGCATGCAAGGACGCCGGCCTGGCCGGTGTCGCGGTGTACGCCGAGCAAGACCTCGACGCGCTGCATGTGCGCATGGCGGACGAGGCGTACGCGCTCGGCGGGCAGTCACCCGCCGAGACCTACCTCGACATCGGCAAGCTGCTAGGCGTCGCCGCCGAGGCGGGTGCGGACGCCGTGCACCCGGGGTACGGCTTCCTCGCCGAGAACGCCGACTTCGCGCAGGCGGTCATCGACGCGGGGCTCACCTGGATCGGCCCGCCGCCTGCCGCGATCACCGCGCTCGGTGACAAGGTCGCCGCGCGGCACATCGCGCAGCGGGTCGGCGCGCCGCTCGTGGCCGGCACTCCTGATCCGGTGAGCGGCGTGGACGAGGTGGTCGCGTTCGCCGAGCAGCACGGGCTGCCGATCGCCATCAAGGCGGCGTACGGCGGCGGCGGCCGCGGCCTGAAGGTCGCGCGCACCCTGGACGAGATCCCCGACCTGTACGAGTCGGCGGTGCGCGAGGCCGTCACGGCGTTCGGCCGCGGCGAGTGCTTCGTGGAGCGCTACCTCGACCGGCCCCGGCACGTCGAGACGCAGTGTCTCGCCGACACGCACGGCAACGTCGTGGTGGTGTCCACCCGCGACTGCTCGTTGCAGCGGCGGCACCAGAAGCTCGTCGAGGAGGCCCCGGCGCCTTGTCTCACCGCCGAGCAGCGCGACCTGCTGTACACCTCGTCCAAGGCCATCCTGCGTGAGGCGGGGTACGTCGGCGCCGGCACCTGCGAGTTCCTGATCGGCCAGGACGGCACCGTGTCGTTCCTCGAGGTCAACACCCGCCTGCAGGTGGAGCACCCGGTGAGCGAGGAGGTCGCCGGCGTCGACCTGGTGCGCGAGATGTTCCGCATCGCCGACGGCGAGGCCATCGGGTACGGCGACCCGGAGATCCGCGGCCACTCCATCGAGTTCCGGATCAACGCCGAGGACGCCGGCCGCAACTTCCTGCCGGCCCCCGGCACGCTGTCCACCATGCGCGTGCCGTCCGGCCCCGGTGTGCGTCTCGACGCGGGTTACGAGCCCGGCATGACGGTGCCGCAGTCGTTCGACTCGCTGGTCGCCAAGCTGATCGTGACGGGCCGCACCCGCACCGAGGCGCTGGAGCGGTCGCGCCGCGCGCTCGACGAGTTCGTCATCGAGGGCATGCCGACGGTGCTGCCGTTCCACCGCAAGGTGGTGAGCGATCCGGCGTTCACCGGTGAGCCGTTCTCCGTGCACACCCGGTGGATCGAGACCGAGTGGGCCGGCGGCGTCGAGCCGTACGCCGGTGATGTGGCGGCGAGTGAGGAGCCCGCCGAGCGCGAGCGGGTCGTGGTCGAGGTCGGTGGCAAGCGTCTCGAGGTCGTGCTGCCGGCCGGAGCGGTCGCGGCACGGCGCGGCGGCGGCGAGGCCAAGAAGCCGGCCCGCAGGTCGGCCGGCCGGGGCACGGCCGCCGCGGCGAGCGGTGACGCGCTGGTCAGCCCGATGCAGGGCACCATCGTCAAGGTCGCGGTGGCCGACGGCGACTCGGTGGCCGCCGGCGACACCATCGTGGTCCTGGAGGCCATGAAGATGGAGCAGCCCCTCACCGCGCACAAAGGTGGCACGGTCACGGGCCTCGCGGCCGCGGTGGGGCAGACGGTCACGGCCGGTGCCGCGATCTGCGAGATCAAGGACGCATGA
- a CDS encoding WXG100 family type VII secretion target, whose translation MSQSLLGGDPAEMQNMAAQFTQQAEQVRQTMAALDREAAKVGTAWTGPGANRFNGAWQNYRQAFQRMSEELAEASRIITTYRGNIESATR comes from the coding sequence ATGAGCCAGAGCCTGCTCGGAGGCGACCCCGCCGAGATGCAGAACATGGCCGCCCAGTTCACCCAGCAGGCAGAGCAGGTCCGCCAGACGATGGCCGCCCTGGACCGCGAAGCCGCCAAAGTGGGTACCGCCTGGACCGGCCCCGGCGCCAACCGCTTCAACGGAGCCTGGCAGAACTACCGTCAGGCCTTCCAGCGCATGTCCGAAGAACTCGCCGAAGCCTCCCGCATCATCACCACCTACCGCGGCAACATCGAGTCCGCCACCCGCTGA
- a CDS encoding phospho-sugar mutase, with product MSGVEELRERARAWLAQDPDPATREELADLLARGDDAALADRFEGKLEFGTAGLRGELGAGPGRMNRVTVMRAAAGLAARLGAGRHVVIGYDARHMSSTFARDSAAVLTGAGLRVSLMAEHWPTPVLAFAVRHLGADAGVMVTASHNPPRDNGYKVYWGDGAQIVPPLDTEISAAIDSVGAVDRLPLGSRWETLTDAAIVEPYLAAVRSLPLGSARDLKVVYTPLHGVGGELLLRAFAAAGFAEPVPVEAQFTPDPDFPTVAFPNPEEPGAMDLALGLAARAGADLIIANDPDADRCAVGVPADGGFRMLTGDEVGGLLGEYVITRTSAPDRLVAASIVSSSLLGKIAAAHGVRHAETLTGFKWIVKAGDGMVFGYEEALGYTVGSDEGLPVRDKDGIGAALTVAALAASAATEGRTLSDLLDDQAVRYGLHATSPLSVRVADLSLITDAMTRLRATPPTELAGRRVLSTDDFTTGLDGLPPTDALRYVLSGDARVIIRPSGTEPKLKCYLEVVVPVPTSEDVPQARRQASHDLDTLKSDLSRLLHL from the coding sequence GTGTCAGGGGTGGAAGAGCTGCGGGAGCGTGCGCGTGCGTGGCTCGCGCAGGATCCCGATCCGGCGACCCGTGAGGAGCTGGCGGACCTCCTCGCGCGGGGGGACGACGCGGCGCTGGCGGACCGGTTCGAGGGGAAGCTGGAGTTCGGGACGGCCGGGCTGCGGGGGGAGCTCGGGGCCGGGCCCGGCCGGATGAACCGTGTGACGGTGATGCGCGCCGCGGCCGGGCTGGCGGCGCGGCTCGGTGCCGGACGGCATGTGGTGATCGGGTATGACGCGCGGCACATGTCTTCGACATTCGCGCGGGACTCGGCGGCGGTGCTGACCGGCGCGGGGTTGCGGGTGTCGCTGATGGCCGAGCACTGGCCGACGCCGGTGCTGGCGTTCGCGGTGCGGCATCTCGGCGCGGACGCCGGAGTGATGGTCACGGCGTCGCACAACCCGCCTCGGGACAACGGGTACAAGGTGTACTGGGGGGACGGGGCCCAGATCGTGCCGCCGCTGGACACCGAGATCTCGGCGGCGATCGACTCGGTGGGAGCCGTGGACCGGCTGCCGCTCGGGTCGAGGTGGGAGACGCTGACCGACGCCGCGATCGTGGAGCCGTACCTGGCGGCGGTCCGATCGTTGCCGCTGGGGTCGGCACGTGATCTCAAGGTCGTGTACACACCGCTGCACGGGGTGGGTGGGGAGCTGTTGCTGCGTGCCTTCGCGGCGGCCGGCTTCGCCGAGCCGGTGCCGGTGGAGGCGCAGTTCACGCCTGATCCGGATTTTCCGACGGTGGCGTTCCCCAATCCTGAGGAGCCCGGGGCCATGGATCTGGCGCTTGGGCTCGCCGCTCGCGCCGGGGCCGACCTGATCATCGCCAACGATCCCGATGCCGACCGGTGCGCGGTCGGCGTGCCGGCCGACGGCGGGTTCCGCATGCTGACCGGGGACGAGGTCGGAGGGCTGCTCGGGGAGTACGTCATCACGCGGACGTCGGCCCCTGATCGGCTGGTGGCCGCGTCCATCGTGTCGTCGTCGCTGCTCGGGAAGATCGCCGCGGCGCACGGGGTGCGGCACGCCGAGACCCTCACCGGCTTCAAGTGGATCGTGAAGGCCGGGGACGGCATGGTGTTCGGCTATGAAGAGGCCCTCGGCTACACCGTCGGGTCCGACGAGGGTCTGCCGGTCCGCGACAAGGACGGCATCGGCGCGGCCCTGACGGTCGCCGCGCTGGCCGCGTCCGCCGCCACCGAAGGTCGCACCCTGTCCGACCTGCTCGACGACCAGGCCGTCCGTTACGGCCTGCACGCGACGTCCCCCCTCTCCGTCCGCGTCGCCGACCTCTCCCTGATCACCGACGCGATGACCCGTCTACGTGCCACTCCCCCTACGGAACTCGCCGGCCGCCGAGTCCTGTCCACCGACGACTTCACCACCGGCCTCGACGGCCTCCCCCCCACCGACGCACTCCGCTACGTCCTGTCCGGCGACGCACGCGTGATCATCCGCCCCTCCGGCACCGAACCCAAACTCAAGTGCTACCTGGAGGTCGTCGTCCCCGTCCCCACCTCCGAGGACGTCCCCCAGGCTCGCCGCCAGGCCTCCCACGACCTGGACACCCTGAAGTCCGACCTCAGCCGACTCCTCCACCTGTGA
- a CDS encoding purine-nucleoside phosphorylase, with translation MSRDAYELAAEAARRLRELSGVAAFEVALVLGSGWVPAADAVGRGVAEFSVTELPGFAPPGVAGHSGRVRVVETAPGRFGLVFLGRTHLYEGRGVEPVVHGVRTAVAAGVSTVVLTNAAGGLRPETQDVGEPVLISDHINLTGANPITGATFIDLTEVYSRRLRDLAREVDPSLAEGVYVAFRGPTYETPAEIRMLRTLGGDLVGMSTVLEAIAAREAGAEVLGVSLVTNPGAGLVGEPLNHEEVLAVGRSTAARMGVLLGKVVGKL, from the coding sequence GTGAGTAGAGATGCGTATGAGTTGGCGGCGGAGGCGGCCCGGCGGCTGCGGGAGTTGAGTGGGGTGGCGGCGTTCGAGGTGGCGCTGGTGCTCGGGTCGGGGTGGGTGCCTGCGGCTGACGCGGTGGGGAGGGGGGTGGCGGAGTTCTCTGTCACCGAGTTGCCGGGGTTCGCGCCGCCTGGGGTGGCGGGGCATTCGGGGCGGGTGCGGGTGGTGGAGACGGCTCCGGGACGGTTCGGGCTGGTGTTTCTGGGGCGGACGCATCTGTACGAGGGGCGTGGGGTCGAGCCGGTGGTGCACGGGGTGCGCACGGCGGTGGCGGCCGGGGTGTCGACGGTGGTGCTGACCAACGCGGCCGGGGGGTTGCGGCCGGAGACGCAAGATGTCGGGGAGCCGGTGCTGATCAGTGATCACATCAACCTGACGGGGGCCAACCCCATCACCGGGGCCACGTTCATCGACCTTACCGAGGTGTACTCGCGGCGGCTGCGGGACCTCGCGCGTGAGGTGGACCCGTCGCTGGCCGAAGGGGTGTACGTCGCGTTCCGCGGGCCGACGTACGAGACACCCGCCGAGATCCGCATGCTGCGCACGCTCGGGGGTGACCTGGTCGGCATGTCCACGGTGCTCGAGGCGATCGCGGCGCGGGAGGCCGGGGCCGAGGTGCTCGGGGTCTCGCTGGTGACCAATCCGGGGGCCGGGCTGGTCGGTGAGCCGCTGAACCACGAGGAGGTTCTCGCGGTGGGCCGGTCCACGGCGGCGCGCATGGGTGTGCTGCTGGGGAAGGTCGTCGGGAAGCTGTGA
- a CDS encoding gamma-glutamylcyclotransferase codes for MPVYAAYGSNMDPKQMAQRAPHSPMRGTGWLQGWRLTFGGADVGWEGALATIAEDPEDHVFVVLYDVPEWDEPSLDQWEGAVLGLYHKVKLRVATLDGEVLAWFYVLDDYEGGLPSARYLGILADAAEKAGAPDDYVRDLRGRPCTSIGD; via the coding sequence GTGCCGGTTTACGCCGCCTATGGCAGCAACATGGACCCCAAGCAGATGGCCCAGCGGGCCCCCCACTCGCCGATGCGCGGGACGGGCTGGTTGCAAGGCTGGCGCCTGACCTTCGGCGGCGCCGACGTCGGCTGGGAAGGCGCACTCGCCACCATCGCCGAGGACCCCGAGGACCACGTCTTCGTCGTGCTCTACGACGTCCCCGAATGGGACGAGCCCTCCCTCGACCAGTGGGAAGGCGCCGTCCTCGGCCTCTACCACAAGGTCAAACTTCGTGTCGCCACCCTGGACGGCGAGGTCCTCGCCTGGTTCTACGTCCTCGACGACTACGAAGGCGGCCTCCCCTCGGCCCGCTACCTCGGCATCCTCGCCGACGCCGCCGAGAAAGCCGGCGCTCCCGACGACTACGTCCGCGACCTACGCGGCCGTCCCTGCACGTCGATCGGCGATTGA
- a CDS encoding pentapeptide repeat-containing protein produces MIALVVAGVVLGLSGTAVAEAEVAPCRPGSGAKYKGKDFTGGAALPADLRCADLTGAKLDAVDLIQKDLSGALLKNASLKEADLTQAKLEYADLTGADLTDADIGQMHAKHSVFRGAVLDGVEGAQAEFPHADLTGAKFRRADLGQTEFTDATLVDADLTEAKLGQVDARKADFSRATMPEAELTQGELDYAVFRGADLTEAVFTQAELKGADLRDAKVEGASFTQADDLNLTGALGEPEDVPDDAQGSTSELPEDDVAGRAPRDRTDTSRGGGSNLGLMLAVVSGVGLVLTLIFWGVAHRGRLERAARFTAARRAAEEDVTRLGEAIDSLDFDFQIHNATDGGSGDQDWRHAIDAYEAARNMLQRAHAEQDLAQVAHAVQQGHQALGRMRARLR; encoded by the coding sequence GTGATCGCCCTGGTCGTCGCCGGGGTCGTGCTGGGGCTGTCAGGGACGGCGGTGGCGGAGGCCGAGGTGGCGCCGTGCCGGCCGGGGTCGGGGGCCAAGTACAAGGGGAAGGACTTCACCGGCGGTGCGGCTCTACCCGCCGACCTGCGGTGCGCGGACCTCACGGGGGCCAAGCTCGACGCGGTCGACCTGATCCAGAAGGACCTCTCAGGCGCGCTGCTCAAGAACGCGTCGCTGAAGGAGGCGGACCTCACCCAGGCGAAGCTGGAGTACGCGGATCTGACGGGGGCCGACCTGACGGACGCCGACATCGGCCAGATGCACGCGAAGCACTCCGTCTTCCGTGGCGCGGTGCTCGACGGTGTCGAAGGCGCGCAGGCGGAGTTCCCGCACGCCGACCTCACGGGGGCGAAGTTCCGGCGGGCCGACCTCGGCCAGACCGAGTTCACCGACGCGACGCTGGTGGACGCGGACCTCACCGAGGCCAAGCTCGGTCAGGTCGACGCGCGCAAGGCGGACTTCAGCCGTGCCACGATGCCGGAGGCCGAGCTCACCCAGGGGGAGCTGGACTACGCGGTGTTCCGGGGGGCCGACCTCACCGAGGCGGTGTTCACGCAGGCCGAGCTGAAGGGAGCCGACCTGCGGGACGCCAAGGTGGAGGGTGCGTCGTTCACCCAGGCCGACGACCTGAACCTCACCGGAGCGCTCGGTGAGCCGGAGGACGTGCCGGACGACGCGCAGGGCAGCACGTCGGAGCTGCCGGAGGACGACGTCGCGGGCCGGGCCCCGCGGGACCGTACGGACACCTCGCGAGGCGGCGGGTCGAACCTCGGGCTCATGCTGGCGGTGGTCAGCGGAGTCGGCCTGGTGCTGACCCTGATCTTCTGGGGGGTCGCGCACCGCGGCAGGCTGGAGCGCGCGGCACGGTTCACCGCGGCGCGCAGGGCCGCCGAGGAGGACGTGACCCGGCTCGGTGAGGCCATCGACTCGCTCGACTTCGACTTCCAGATCCACAACGCGACCGACGGCGGCAGCGGCGACCAGGACTGGCGGCACGCCATCGACGCCTACGAGGCGGCCAGGAACATGCTCCAGCGGGCCCACGCCGAGCAGGACCTGGCGCAGGTCGCGCACGCCGTACAGCAGGGCCATCAGGCGCTCGGCCGCATGCGGGCCCGCCTGCGGTAG
- a CDS encoding TadE family protein, translating into MESERGAGERGASAIELAMIMPVVLIVILLIVQMALVFHGRQVADAAAREGARIARAAGADGGEWRSAAETKARSIVRAVGPKMLQGVGVRAWEKGDQRGVTVEGAAVAVVPLLPGMSFTITSTFGGPIECFRPDDGSQDCG; encoded by the coding sequence ATGGAATCTGAGCGTGGTGCGGGGGAGCGTGGCGCGTCGGCGATCGAGTTGGCGATGATCATGCCGGTGGTGCTGATCGTCATTCTGCTGATCGTGCAGATGGCGCTGGTGTTCCACGGACGGCAGGTCGCGGACGCGGCGGCTCGGGAGGGTGCGCGGATCGCGCGGGCCGCCGGTGCCGACGGTGGTGAGTGGCGGAGTGCCGCGGAGACGAAGGCGCGGTCGATCGTCCGGGCCGTGGGGCCGAAGATGCTCCAGGGGGTCGGGGTCCGGGCCTGGGAGAAGGGGGACCAGCGGGGGGTGACCGTCGAGGGGGCCGCGGTGGCGGTGGTGCCGCTTCTTCCCGGGATGTCGTTCACGATCACCTCGACGTTCGGCGGGCCGATCGAGTGTTTCCGGCCAGACGACGGCTCGCAGGACTGCGGCTGA
- a CDS encoding NAD(P)H-quinone dehydrogenase, giving the protein MTRIVIIGGGPGGYEAALVAAQLGAEVTVVEREGPGGACVLTDCVPSKTLIATSVRKQALLDASSLGVRFTGGPDGDAGGVMADMPLVNKRVKELARHQSADIAARLVAEGVEIVEAPGRLVDPRIVKAGGRTIQADVVIVATGATPRVLPGAEPDGERVLTWRQLYDLDELPEHLIVVGSGVTGAEFAGAYRSLGSEVTLVSSRDRMMPNEDADAAEALENVYRRRGMNVMGRSRASSVKRTDDGVVVTLEDGRTAEGSHCLMTVGMIPNTSGIGLEDAGVTLDRGGFIQVDKVSRTSAPGVYAAGDCTGVLMLASVAAMQGRIAVWHALGEAVQPLRLATVASAIFTDPEIAAVGVAQRQVEAGEIEANVVKLPLATNARAKMQGFHDGFVKLFCRPHTGIVLGGVIVAPRASELILGLSVAVQHRLTVDQLAHTFAVYPSLSGSITEAARRLMLPTATVI; this is encoded by the coding sequence GTGACGAGGATTGTGATCATCGGCGGCGGACCAGGCGGATACGAGGCGGCGCTGGTCGCGGCTCAGCTCGGGGCCGAGGTCACCGTGGTCGAACGCGAAGGGCCCGGTGGCGCCTGCGTGCTCACCGACTGCGTGCCGTCCAAGACGCTGATCGCCACCTCCGTACGCAAGCAGGCGCTGCTCGACGCGTCGTCGCTCGGGGTGCGCTTCACGGGGGGACCGGACGGCGACGCCGGCGGCGTCATGGCCGACATGCCGCTGGTCAACAAACGTGTGAAGGAACTGGCCCGCCACCAGTCCGCCGACATCGCGGCCCGGCTGGTCGCCGAAGGCGTCGAGATCGTCGAGGCGCCGGGACGCCTGGTGGACCCCCGCATCGTCAAGGCCGGGGGCCGCACCATCCAGGCGGACGTGGTGATCGTGGCCACCGGCGCGACCCCGCGCGTGCTGCCAGGCGCCGAGCCGGACGGCGAGCGGGTGCTCACCTGGCGTCAGCTCTACGACCTGGACGAACTGCCCGAGCATCTCATCGTCGTCGGCTCGGGTGTCACCGGCGCCGAGTTCGCCGGCGCGTACCGTTCCCTCGGCTCGGAGGTCACGCTGGTGTCGTCCCGCGACCGCATGATGCCGAACGAGGACGCCGACGCCGCCGAGGCGCTGGAGAACGTCTACCGCCGCCGCGGCATGAACGTCATGGGCCGCTCCCGCGCCTCGTCGGTGAAACGCACCGACGACGGGGTGGTGGTCACGCTGGAGGACGGCAGGACGGCCGAAGGCAGCCACTGCCTCATGACGGTCGGCATGATCCCCAACACCTCCGGCATCGGGCTGGAGGACGCCGGGGTCACGCTCGACCGCGGCGGGTTCATCCAGGTCGACAAGGTGTCGCGCACCTCGGCCCCCGGCGTGTACGCGGCGGGGGACTGCACCGGCGTGCTGATGCTGGCGTCGGTCGCCGCCATGCAGGGACGGATCGCGGTGTGGCACGCGCTCGGCGAGGCCGTACAGCCGCTGCGCCTCGCCACCGTGGCGTCCGCCATCTTCACCGACCCCGAGATCGCGGCCGTCGGCGTCGCGCAGCGGCAGGTCGAGGCCGGCGAGATCGAGGCCAACGTCGTCAAGCTGCCGCTGGCCACCAACGCGCGGGCCAAGATGCAGGGGTTCCACGACGGCTTCGTGAAGCTGTTCTGCCGTCCGCACACCGGCATCGTGCTCGGCGGCGTGATCGTCGCGCCGCGCGCGTCGGAGCTGATCCTCGGCCTGTCGGTCGCCGTGCAGCACCGCCTCACCGTCGACCAGCTCGCGCACACCTTCGCCGTCTACCCGTCCCTGTCGGGTTCGATCACCGAGGCGGCCCGCCGCCTCATGCTGCCGACCGCCACGGTGATCTGA